A genomic window from Pocillopora verrucosa isolate sample1 chromosome 7, ASM3666991v2, whole genome shotgun sequence includes:
- the LOC131781844 gene encoding uncharacterized protein, whose translation MGSNEIQSTEQRSSNKTTEVLPMEPERRRREGGDDASTYSQNSISVSDKTTEPRNLKLRIQNNTLVIVQQSPAKQLQFNWECSFHKRETKRGNGGEVQSYSTPKTKGNLLDQHKRPLKLVACQLQTPNEAHCRKADSGGIVSSSVEKPMPLIKKQGYLRGAQCERILKRLEILQDNGHFNEHEYLVTTLLQRCANGIEPDLELALKIERGVAFTYQKESKKSKSMFTSVIKSEQSQNCDVTNRSILTARAYFALVADYTDRYSVKLSPLFEFLRRSEFLLQNHDSPEDWAELYYNYGCVWLTYMSIIPDDLRNAQARETARDKAKYYYEQAVSFCQRDKRLRVQVKKQTYCHLKLAALLLDCSSTAARTQEKEIAPSDIMKAKEHLDFVQYRLDGGVPTGTQVQLLKFRSDQFYRQRLYQLAKETAEDAFQLASSNRFNTELDTLQERIQFLDVKLEVAKEVAIMEIEDGPSESCYSGTD comes from the coding sequence ATGGGTAGTAATGAGATACAGTCCACAGAGCAGCGTTCATCGAACAAAACCACTGAAGTGCTACCGATGGAACCGGAACGAAGAAGACGTGAGGGTGGTGACGATGCAAGCACATATTCTCAGAATTCAATCTCAGTTTCTGACAAGACCACAGaaccaagaaatttgaaattaaggATCCAAAATAACACTCTAGTCATAGTCCAACAATCACCCGCCAAACAGCTGCAGTTTAACTGGGAGTGCAGCTTTCATAAACGGGAAACAAAACGTGGCAACGGGGGTGAAGTACAATCATACTCTACTCCAAAGACAAAGGGCAACCTGCTAGACCAACACAAGCGACCATTAAAGTTGGTAGCCTGCCAACTTCAAACTCCAAACGAAGCCCATTGCCGAAAGGCAGACTCAGGTGGAATTGTTTCCTCCAGTGTTGAAAAACCGATGCCCTTAATCAAGAAACAAGGGTATCTCAGAGGAGCACAATGCGAGAGAATTCTGAAAAGACTTGAGATTTTGCAAGATAATGGACATTTTAACGAACACGAGTACTTAGTCACAACGTTGCTTCAACGTTGTGCCAATGGAATTGAACCTGACTTGGAGTTGGCCTTAAAAATAGAGCGAGGAGTGGCCTTTACTTATCAGAAAGAGTCTAAAAAGAGTAAGAGTATGTTTACCTCAGTCATAAAATCAGAACAATCACAAAATTGCGATGTTACGAATCGTAGTATTTTAACGGCAAGAGCCTATTTTGCACTTGTAGCTGACTACACCGATAGATACTCGGTGAAGTTATCCCCGCTCTTTGAATTTCTTCGACGCAGTGAGTTTCTTCTGCAAAATCACGATTCGCCAGAAGACTGGGCCGAGCTGTACTACAACTACGGATGCGTTTGGTTGACGTACATGAGCATTATCCCTGATGACCTGAGAAATGCGCAGGCGCGAGAGACCGCTCGggataaagcaaaatattactaTGAGCAGGCTGTCTCTTTCTGCCAAAGAGATAAACGACTGAGAGTTCaggtaaaaaaacaaacgtATTGTCATCTCAAACTAGCAGCACTGCTGTTAGACTGCAGTTCAACTGCCGCGCGCacccaagaaaaagaaatcgcaCCCAGTGATATTATGAAAGCCAAAGAACACCTTGATTTTGTTCAGTATAGACTTGATGGGGGTGTACCCACGGGAACACAGGTACAGCTCTTAAAATTTCGATCTGATCAATTCTATCGTCAGAGATTATACCAACTGGCCAAAGAAACGGCCGAGGACGCTTTTCAGCTCGCTTCCTCGAATAGATTTAACACTGAATTAGACACTCTTCAAGAAAGAATCCAGTTTCTTGATGTAAAGCTTGAGGTTGCCAAAGAGGTTGCTATCATGGAAATAGAAGATGGCCCTAGTGAAAGCTGTTATAGTGGCACCGATTAA
- the LOC131781815 gene encoding uncharacterized protein — protein MMSSDEKQSTEQFSSNETLEILPMELERRRYEGGNDANTYSENSISVSDMATEPKDFKLRIENKSLVIVQQPLAKRQQPEWEHTLLRRETKGANRGEVQSDSAPKTKSSLLDQHKRPAELVACQLQPFGKTQHCSQTDWCDTFIVGVDPPMPLIEKQGYLNGQECERILKRLEILQDEGKFADHERLVTAFITRFADGENPDMELALKIERGVAFSYQKESKKSKSMFTSVIKSEQTQNYDVTNPSILTARAYFLLVEDYTNRNSMKLSPLFEFLRRSEFLLQNHDSPEDWAELYYNYGCVWLKYMSIIPDDLRNAQAREAARDKAKYYYEQAVSFCQRDERPRVQIKNQTYCHLGLAALLLDCSSNAARTQEKEIAPCDIKEAKEHLDFVQHRLGESVPRGTQVQLLKTRSDQFYRQRLYQLAKETAEEAFQLASSNGFNTELVPLQERIQFLDLKLEIAKEVTIMEIEDAHTESCYSGTE, from the coding sequence ATGATGAGTAGTGATGAGAAGCAGTCTACAGAGCAGTTTTCATCGAACGAAACCCTTGAAATCCTACCTATGGAACTGGAACGAAGAAGATATGAGGGTGGTAACGATGCAAACACATATTCTGAAAATTCAATCTCAGTTTCTGACATGGCCACAGAACCAAAAGATTTCAAACTAAGGATTGAAAACAAGAGTTTAGTCATAGTCCAACAACCACTCGCCAAACGGCAGCAGCCTGAGTGGGAGCACACTTTGCTTCGACGGGAAACAAAAGGTGCCAACAGGGGTGAAGTACAATCAGACTCTGCTCCAAAGACAAAAAGCAGCCTTCTAGACCAACACAAGCGACCAGCGGAATTGGTAGCCTGCCAACTTCAACCTTTTGGGAAAACGCAACACTGTTCACAGACTGACTGGTGCGATACTTTCATTGTCGGCGTTGACCCACCAATGCCTTTGATCGAAAAACAAGGATATCTAAACGGACAAGAGTGCGAGAGAATCCTGAAAAGACTTGAAATTCTGCAGGACGAAGGAAAGTTTGCTGACCATGAGCGTCTTGTTACTGCCTTTATTACACGTTTTGCAGATGGGGAAAATCCGGACATGGAGTTGGCCTTAAAAATAGAGCGAGGAGTGGCCTTTTCTTATCAGAAAGAGTCTAAGAAGAGCAAGTCTATGTTTACCTCAGTCATAAAATCAGAACAAACACAGAATTACGACGTTACAAATCCTAGTATTTTAACAGCAAGAGCCTATTTTTTACTTGTAGAAGACTACACAAATAGAAACTCGATGAAATTATCCCCGCTATTTGAGTTTCTTCGACGCAGCGAGTTTCTTCTGCAAAATCACGATTCGCCAGAAGACTGGGCCGAGCTGTATTACAACTACGGATGCGTTTGGTTGAAGTATATGAGCATTATCCCAGATGACCTGAGAAATGCACAGGCGCGAGAGGCCGCGCGggataaagcaaaatattactaTGAGCAAGCTGTCTCTTTCTGCCAAAGAGATGAACGACCGAGAGTTCAGATAAAAAACCAAACGTATTGTCATCTCGGATTAGCAGCACTGCTGTTAGACTGCAGTTCAAATGCCGCGCGCacccaagaaaaagaaatcgctCCCTGTGATATTAAGGAAGCCAAAGAACACCTTGATTTTGTTCAGCATAGACTTGGTGAGAGTGTACCGAGGGGAACACAGGTACAGCTCTTGAAAACTCGATCTGATCAATTCTATCGTCAGAGATTATATCAACTGGCCAAAGAAACAGCCGAAGAGGCTTTTCAGCTCGCTTCCTCGAATGGATTTAACACTGAATTAGTCCCTCTTCAAGAAAGGATCCAGTTTCTTGACTTAAAGCTTGAGATTGCCAAAGAGGTTACTATCATGGAAATAGAAGATGCCCATACTGAAAGCTGCTATAGTGGCACCGAGTAA